In Longimicrobium sp., a single window of DNA contains:
- a CDS encoding alpha/beta hydrolase — MTLSMVAGGRRLEYAWIGPGPEAAPTLVFLHEGLGSLAGWRDFPAALAAATGFGALVYSRAGYGGSGPARLPRTVRFMHDEAEVLGEVLDAARVRDAVLVGHSDGASIAIIHAGSAGGTRVRALVLEAPHVFTEPEGLASIARIAGTYRTTDLPRRLAKYHGDNTEGAFWGWNRVWLHPEFRAWNIEEYLGSIRVPTLVIQGEDDEYGTMRQVEAIQRQLAGPAEILVLPNCGHAPHRDQRERVLAEMARFVQERVGARPG, encoded by the coding sequence ATGACGCTTTCGATGGTGGCGGGCGGCCGGCGGCTGGAGTACGCGTGGATCGGCCCGGGGCCGGAGGCCGCGCCGACGCTCGTGTTCCTTCACGAGGGGCTCGGATCGCTGGCGGGGTGGCGCGACTTTCCCGCGGCGCTGGCGGCGGCGACCGGGTTCGGTGCGCTGGTCTACAGCCGCGCCGGGTATGGCGGATCGGGCCCCGCCAGGCTGCCGCGCACCGTCCGCTTCATGCACGACGAGGCCGAGGTGCTGGGGGAGGTGCTGGATGCGGCCCGGGTGCGCGACGCGGTGCTGGTGGGGCACAGCGACGGCGCATCCATCGCCATCATCCACGCGGGGAGCGCGGGCGGCACCCGCGTACGCGCGCTGGTGCTGGAGGCGCCGCACGTCTTCACCGAGCCGGAGGGGCTGGCGAGCATCGCCCGCATCGCGGGTACGTACCGCACCACCGACCTCCCCCGGCGCCTGGCGAAGTACCACGGTGACAACACGGAGGGCGCGTTCTGGGGATGGAACCGCGTGTGGCTGCACCCGGAGTTCCGCGCCTGGAACATCGAGGAGTACCTGGGCTCCATCCGCGTCCCCACCCTCGTCATCCAGGGTGAGGACGACGAGTACGGGACGATGCGCCAGGTGGAGGCAATCCAGCGCCAGCTCGCCGGCCCCGCCGAGATCCTCGTCCTCCCCAACTGCGGCCACGCGCCGCACCGCGACCAGCGCGAGCGGGTGCTGGCGGAGATGGCGCGGTTCGTCCAGGAGCGCGTGGGTGCGCGTCCGGGGTAG
- a CDS encoding type II toxin-antitoxin system VapC family toxin, whose amino-acid sequence MILFLDASALVKLYHDETGAETMRELFQRRDLKGSFFVSELVALEVVVRLTRGARAGGRMTRRRLGRLLKAHADHRRTYLTVLGVETELVGEAESIAIEYSDSGAGTLDLLHTASARQAREIANEPLVFVAADRKLRSLAERIGFRTFDPENGDPTLLSPSRPVAE is encoded by the coding sequence GTGATCTTGTTCCTCGACGCCAGCGCGCTCGTGAAGCTTTACCACGATGAGACTGGCGCTGAAACCATGCGTGAGCTGTTCCAACGGCGTGACCTAAAGGGTTCCTTCTTCGTGTCCGAACTCGTGGCGCTGGAGGTGGTGGTACGCCTTACCAGGGGCGCCAGGGCGGGCGGACGAATGACGCGCCGTAGGCTCGGCCGTTTGTTGAAAGCGCACGCGGATCACCGTCGCACATATCTCACCGTCCTTGGGGTCGAGACGGAGTTGGTCGGAGAGGCCGAGTCCATTGCTATCGAATACAGTGACTCCGGTGCGGGTACGCTCGACCTGCTCCACACCGCGTCAGCCAGGCAGGCGCGAGAGATCGCCAACGAGCCGCTCGTGTTCGTTGCCGCGGACCGCAAGCTGCGATCTCTAGCGGAGCGGATCGGCTTCCGGACCTTCGATCCAGAGAACGGTGATCCGACACTGCTCTCACCTTCCCGCCCGGTCGCGGAATGA